A stretch of Aerococcaceae bacterium zg-252 DNA encodes these proteins:
- a CDS encoding HAD family phosphatase — MNYKFLILDIDDTLLNSQRQITPKTRERLMQLQEDGYYLVLASGRPTKSMIETAKELKLDQYHSYIISFNGAVITKMDDESELYSKRLELEEQREIIDYIQAQSLSVISYTDDEIIIDYENDYSHIEAELTGIPYHYSPEYISSIETPQLKLIGVGNPTIVEEVNTALDGQFGQSTYATTSKPYFIEFMHREVSKGDAIKKLVSHLGYTVEQVVACGDGNNDASMIEVAGVGVAMANATDYLKSLADEITKSNDDDGLVDVMNQYFNGKSED; from the coding sequence ATGAATTACAAATTTTTAATATTGGATATTGATGATACATTGCTGAATAGTCAGCGTCAAATCACCCCTAAGACACGTGAACGTTTAATGCAATTGCAAGAAGACGGTTATTATTTAGTCTTAGCGAGTGGACGTCCGACTAAGTCGATGATTGAAACAGCGAAAGAGTTAAAATTAGACCAGTATCATTCGTATATTATCTCCTTTAATGGAGCAGTCATTACGAAAATGGACGATGAAAGTGAGTTATATAGTAAACGTTTAGAATTAGAAGAGCAACGTGAAATTATTGACTATATTCAAGCACAATCCTTATCAGTGATTTCTTATACAGATGATGAAATTATTATTGATTATGAGAATGATTACTCACATATTGAAGCGGAATTAACAGGTATTCCGTATCATTATAGTCCGGAATATATATCTTCAATTGAAACACCACAACTTAAATTAATTGGAGTGGGCAATCCAACAATCGTTGAAGAAGTGAATACAGCATTAGACGGTCAATTTGGTCAGTCTACTTATGCGACAACTTCCAAACCATATTTTATTGAATTTATGCACCGTGAAGTATCAAAAGGAGATGCGATAAAGAAATTAGTATCGCATTTAGGTTATACGGTCGAGCAAGTAGTAGCGTGTGGTGACGGCAATAATGATGCGTCAATGATTGAAGTTGCCGGTGTCGGAGTGGCAATGGCAAATGCAACGGACTATTTAAAATCATTAGCAGATGAAATAACCAAGTCGAATGATGATGACGGATTAGTTGATGTGATGAATCAATATTTTAATGGAAAAAGTGAAGATTGA
- a CDS encoding EamA family transporter: MNDKLKLIFAMTVVGSIGVFVHYIQLPSAFIALCRAVIGSIFIFAWIKVTGRSFDWKSIKKNGLGLLISGFAMGFNWIFLFEAYQYTTIAIATLCYYMAPIIIILLSPLFFKERLTKRQIGLTLFAVIGAVLISGVLTGHQETQLQGVLYGLIAASLYASIMIVNKLIKGLDVMVKTFWQLLIAAIVMSVYVANTIPMGEWLISPTQWVLLFIIGSLHTGFVYVLLFSAFDRLPSQTASLLTYLDPITAILFSLLFLQQGMTVMQLIGTMMILCATILNEWQPKRNA; encoded by the coding sequence ATGAATGATAAGTTGAAATTAATTTTTGCAATGACAGTTGTCGGTAGTATTGGTGTTTTTGTACATTATATTCAATTGCCGTCTGCTTTTATTGCACTATGTCGTGCTGTTATTGGGTCGATTTTCATTTTTGCTTGGATAAAAGTAACAGGACGCTCATTTGACTGGAAAAGCATTAAGAAAAATGGATTAGGGTTATTGATTTCGGGTTTTGCAATGGGGTTTAATTGGATTTTTCTCTTTGAGGCCTATCAATATACGACTATTGCGATTGCTACTTTATGTTATTATATGGCACCAATTATTATTATCTTATTGTCGCCATTATTTTTTAAAGAGCGTTTAACAAAGCGTCAAATTGGGTTAACGCTATTTGCAGTCATTGGGGCAGTGCTTATTTCTGGGGTGCTAACTGGTCATCAGGAAACTCAATTGCAAGGAGTTCTATATGGTTTAATTGCAGCTAGTTTGTATGCGAGTATTATGATTGTTAATAAACTGATTAAAGGATTAGATGTCATGGTGAAAACCTTTTGGCAATTACTGATTGCTGCTATTGTTATGAGCGTATATGTTGCCAATACGATTCCTATGGGAGAATGGTTGATTTCACCTACACAGTGGGTATTATTATTCATTATTGGTAGTTTGCATACTGGGTTTGTTTATGTACTGTTATTTTCAGCTTTTGACCGTCTACCGTCACAGACTGCATCATTATTAACGTATCTTGACCCAATTACAGCCATTTTATTTTCTCTATTGTTTTTACAACAAGGTATGACTGTTATGCAATTAATCGGTACGATGATGATTTTGTGTGCAACGATATTAAATGAATGGCAACCAAAACGAAATGCTTAA